One genomic segment of Burkholderia pyrrocinia includes these proteins:
- a CDS encoding acyl-CoA thioesterase has protein sequence MTDSTLELPQKQPALRVVPQPHDANVHGDVFGGWIMSQVDIAGSIPASQRANGRVATVAVNSFVFKQPVFVGDLLSFYATITRTGNTSITVDVEVYAQRMRLMGEIVKVTEATLTYVATGPDRKPRQLPPL, from the coding sequence ATGACCGATTCGACCCTCGAACTCCCGCAAAAGCAGCCCGCGCTGCGCGTCGTCCCGCAACCGCACGACGCGAACGTCCACGGCGACGTGTTCGGCGGCTGGATCATGTCGCAGGTCGACATCGCCGGCTCGATCCCCGCGAGCCAGCGCGCGAACGGCCGCGTCGCGACGGTCGCGGTCAACTCGTTCGTGTTCAAGCAGCCGGTGTTCGTCGGCGATCTTTTGAGCTTCTACGCGACCATCACGCGCACCGGCAACACGTCGATCACGGTCGACGTCGAGGTGTACGCGCAGCGCATGCGCCTGATGGGCGAAATCGTGAAGGTCACCGAAGCGACGCTCACGTACGTTGCAACCGGCCCGGATCGCAAGCCGCGGCAACTGCCGCCGCTCTGA
- a CDS encoding nitrate reductase associated protein: MGLSDAPLLFNFEHDSSENFTYIPMIVRFNLDRFGLRISLEQWQLLPLEDRKLLARFPADDDTAIEPNFDHALFEMLRTHADLEPSWFQPDERPTWRAIDTVPESLVQQSALAGLSAPALAQWQRLAPFQRYVLVKLSRKPKLNHDFLPAMREFGLTATH; the protein is encoded by the coding sequence ATGGGACTCAGCGACGCTCCGTTGCTATTCAACTTCGAACACGATTCGTCGGAAAACTTCACGTACATCCCGATGATCGTGCGTTTCAACCTCGACCGTTTCGGTCTGCGGATCTCGCTCGAGCAATGGCAGTTGCTGCCGCTCGAGGACCGCAAGCTGCTCGCGCGCTTTCCGGCCGACGACGACACCGCGATCGAGCCCAACTTCGATCACGCGCTGTTCGAAATGCTGCGCACGCATGCCGATCTGGAACCGTCGTGGTTCCAGCCCGACGAGCGGCCGACCTGGCGCGCGATCGACACGGTGCCGGAGTCGCTCGTACAGCAGAGCGCGCTGGCCGGGCTGTCGGCGCCCGCGCTCGCGCAGTGGCAGCGGCTCGCGCCGTTCCAGCGCTATGTGTTGGTGAAGCTGTCGCGCAAGCCGAAGCTGAATCACGATTTCCTGCCCGCGATGCGCGAGTTCGGGCTGACGGCCACGCACTGA
- a CDS encoding ABCB family ABC transporter ATP-binding protein/permease: protein MRRFPASGEPAPAPTGPRNDWQTIRSLLPYLTTYKWRVALALACLIGAKVANLGVPVVMKRIVDHLSYVQQITALGRAEQSAGIVLAGGVGLLVVAYAFVRLSTSLFTELREILFSKVTESAVRQLALQVFRHLHGLSLRFHLERQTGGMSRDIERGTRGIQQLISYSLYSILPTLVEVGLVLGFFVVKYEAYYAYVTFAALVTYIVFTVKVTNWRTHFRRTMNELDSRANSRAIDSLINYETVKYFGNEEWEAQRYDENLKRYRKAAIRSQNSLSVLNFGQQAIIGTGLVFILWRATQGVLAGKLTLGDLVLINTFMLQLYIPLNFLGVVYRELKQSLTDMDRMFGLLSSAKEVADLPDARPLAVAGAQVRFEHVNFAYEPARPILHDVTFTIDAGTTTAVVGHSGSGKSTLSRLLFRFYDLDRQAGGAIRIDGQDIRDVTQDSLRASIGIVPQDTVLFNDSIYYNIAYGRPTATRDEVVAAARAAHIHDFIESLPKGYDTPVGERGLKLSGGEKQRVAIARTLLKDPPVLLFDEATSALDSRSERAIQHELDQIARHRTTLVIAHRLSTVVHAQQILVMDHGRIVERGTHDELVRADGLYAQMWALQQQRAAAGGEEAEAV from the coding sequence ATGCGCCGATTTCCTGCTTCCGGCGAGCCCGCGCCGGCTCCGACCGGGCCCCGCAACGACTGGCAGACCATCCGGTCGCTGCTGCCGTACCTGACCACCTACAAATGGCGCGTCGCGCTCGCGCTCGCGTGCCTGATCGGCGCGAAGGTCGCGAACCTCGGCGTGCCGGTCGTGATGAAGCGCATCGTCGACCACCTGTCCTACGTGCAGCAGATCACCGCGCTCGGCCGCGCCGAACAGTCGGCCGGCATCGTGCTTGCAGGCGGCGTCGGCCTGCTGGTCGTCGCGTATGCGTTCGTGCGGCTGTCGACGTCGCTGTTTACCGAACTGCGCGAGATCCTGTTCTCGAAGGTGACCGAGAGCGCGGTGCGCCAGCTCGCGCTGCAGGTGTTCCGGCACCTGCACGGGCTGTCGCTGCGGTTTCACCTGGAGCGCCAGACGGGCGGCATGTCGCGCGACATCGAGCGCGGCACGCGCGGCATCCAGCAACTGATTTCGTATTCGCTGTACAGCATCCTGCCGACGCTCGTCGAGGTCGGGCTCGTGCTCGGCTTCTTCGTGGTCAAGTACGAGGCCTATTACGCGTACGTGACGTTCGCGGCGCTGGTCACGTACATCGTGTTCACCGTGAAGGTCACCAACTGGCGCACGCACTTCCGCCGCACGATGAACGAGCTCGATTCGCGCGCGAACTCGCGGGCGATCGATTCGCTGATCAATTACGAGACGGTGAAGTACTTCGGCAACGAGGAGTGGGAAGCGCAGCGCTACGACGAGAACCTGAAGCGCTACCGGAAGGCCGCGATCCGCTCGCAGAACTCGCTGTCGGTGCTGAACTTCGGCCAGCAGGCGATCATCGGCACGGGGCTCGTGTTCATCCTGTGGCGCGCGACGCAGGGCGTGCTCGCGGGCAAGCTGACGCTCGGCGATCTCGTGCTGATCAACACGTTCATGCTGCAGCTCTATATTCCGCTGAACTTTCTCGGCGTCGTCTACCGCGAGCTGAAGCAGAGCCTCACCGACATGGACCGGATGTTCGGGCTGCTGTCGTCCGCGAAGGAAGTCGCGGACCTGCCCGATGCACGGCCGCTCGCGGTGGCCGGCGCGCAGGTGCGCTTCGAGCACGTGAACTTCGCGTACGAGCCGGCGCGGCCGATCCTGCACGACGTGACGTTCACGATCGACGCGGGCACGACGACCGCGGTGGTCGGTCACAGCGGTTCCGGGAAGTCGACGCTGTCGCGCCTGCTGTTCCGCTTCTACGATCTCGATCGGCAGGCGGGCGGCGCGATCCGGATCGACGGCCAGGACATCCGCGACGTCACGCAGGATTCGCTGCGCGCATCGATCGGGATCGTGCCGCAGGACACCGTGCTGTTCAACGACTCGATCTACTACAACATCGCGTACGGCCGGCCGACCGCGACCCGCGACGAAGTGGTCGCGGCCGCGCGGGCCGCGCACATCCACGATTTCATCGAAAGCTTGCCGAAGGGCTATGACACGCCGGTCGGCGAGCGCGGGCTGAAGCTGTCGGGCGGCGAGAAGCAGCGCGTCGCGATCGCGCGCACGCTGCTGAAGGATCCGCCGGTCCTGCTGTTCGACGAAGCGACGTCGGCGCTCGATTCGCGCTCGGAACGCGCGATCCAGCACGAGCTCGACCAGATCGCGCGACATCGCACGACGCTCGTGATCGCGCACCGGCTGTCGACGGTCGTGCACGCGCAGCAGATCCTGGTGATGGATCACGGGCGGATCGTCGAGCGCGGCACGCACGACGAACTCGTGCGCGCGGACGGGCTGTATGCGCAGATGTGGGCGCTGCAGCAGCAGCGCGCGGCGGCCGGCGGGGAAGAGGCCGAGGCCGTGTGA
- the murU gene encoding N-acetylmuramate alpha-1-phosphate uridylyltransferase MurU produces MSDTLTTAMIFAAGRGERMRPLTDTRPKPLLEAGGKPLIVWQIEALARAGIETIVINHAWLGERIEAALGDGSRWGVRLAYSAEGEALETAGGIAQALPLLERDGRSTVFVAVAGDVFAEFDYRKLAAPAARMSALDAPAMHLVMVPNPPFHPSGDFVLGGDGRLSLDGGERVTFGSIGLYDTRMFRNLAPGTRRALTPYFRATIEAGRASGELYEGIWENVGTPAQLGELDARLRAAG; encoded by the coding sequence ATGAGCGACACCCTGACCACGGCGATGATCTTCGCCGCCGGGCGCGGCGAACGGATGCGCCCGCTGACCGACACCCGCCCGAAGCCGCTGCTCGAAGCCGGCGGCAAGCCGCTGATCGTCTGGCAGATCGAAGCGCTCGCGCGCGCGGGCATCGAGACGATCGTGATCAACCACGCGTGGCTCGGCGAACGGATCGAGGCCGCGCTCGGCGACGGTTCGCGCTGGGGCGTGCGGCTCGCGTATTCGGCCGAAGGTGAAGCGCTGGAAACCGCCGGCGGTATTGCGCAGGCGCTGCCGCTGCTCGAGCGCGACGGGCGGTCGACGGTGTTCGTCGCGGTGGCCGGCGACGTGTTCGCCGAGTTCGATTACCGGAAGCTCGCCGCCCCGGCGGCGCGCATGTCGGCGCTCGACGCGCCCGCGATGCATCTCGTGATGGTGCCGAACCCGCCGTTCCATCCGTCCGGCGACTTCGTGCTCGGTGGCGACGGGCGCCTGTCGCTCGACGGCGGCGAGCGCGTCACGTTCGGCAGCATCGGCCTGTACGACACGCGGATGTTCCGCAATCTCGCGCCCGGCACGCGACGCGCACTGACGCCGTACTTCCGCGCGACGATCGAAGCCGGCCGCGCGAGCGGCGAACTGTACGAAGGCATCTGGGAGAACGTCGGCACGCCCGCGCAGCTCGGCGAGCTCGACGCGCGACTGCGCGCCGCGGGCTGA
- a CDS encoding enoyl-CoA hydratase produces the protein MAEIQVERADGVMTITIARPAKKNALTAAMYQTMADALADAQEDKAIRVILLRGSDGNFSAGNDLEDFLKAPPKDDNASVFQFLARISGAQKPIVAAVPGIAVGVGVTMLLHCDLVYAADTATFSLPFAQLGLCPEAASSVLLPRLAGHQVAAEKLLLGEAFDALEAHRIGIVNRVLPAAELDAFAAKQAAKLAALPASSLRVTKALLKDTGGVATAARMTEEAGHFSTMLRAPEAREAMTAFFEKRKPDFRQFD, from the coding sequence GTGGCCGAAATTCAAGTGGAACGCGCCGACGGCGTAATGACGATCACGATTGCGCGCCCGGCGAAGAAGAACGCGCTGACGGCAGCGATGTACCAGACGATGGCCGATGCGCTCGCCGACGCGCAGGAAGACAAGGCGATCCGCGTGATCCTGCTGCGCGGCAGCGACGGCAATTTCAGCGCGGGGAACGATCTCGAGGATTTCCTGAAGGCGCCGCCGAAGGACGATAACGCGTCGGTGTTCCAGTTTCTCGCACGGATCAGCGGTGCGCAGAAACCGATCGTCGCCGCGGTGCCGGGCATCGCGGTCGGCGTCGGCGTGACGATGCTGCTGCACTGCGATCTGGTCTATGCGGCCGACACCGCGACGTTCTCGCTGCCGTTCGCGCAACTCGGGCTGTGCCCGGAAGCCGCATCGAGCGTGTTGCTGCCGCGCCTGGCCGGCCATCAGGTCGCCGCCGAGAAGCTGCTGCTCGGCGAGGCGTTCGACGCGCTGGAAGCGCACCGGATCGGCATCGTCAATCGCGTGCTGCCGGCCGCCGAGCTCGACGCGTTCGCGGCGAAGCAGGCGGCGAAGCTTGCGGCGCTGCCGGCGTCGTCGCTGCGCGTGACGAAGGCGCTGTTGAAGGATACGGGTGGCGTGGCTACCGCCGCGCGGATGACCGAGGAGGCAGGCCACTTCTCCACGATGCTGCGCGCGCCGGAAGCGCGCGAGGCGATGACGGCGTTCTTCGAGAAGCGCAAGCCGGATTTCCGTCAGTTCGACTGA
- a CDS encoding acetyl-CoA C-acyltransferase, translating into MSKQLQDAYIVAASRTPIGKAPRGMFKNTRPDELLVHAIKSAVAQVPGFDTKLIEDAIIGCAIPEAEQGLNVARMGALLAGLPQTVGGVTVNRFCASGITALAMAADRIRVGESDALLAGGCESMSMVPMMGNKPSMSPHIFDRNEDFGIAYGMGLTAERVADQWKVSREDQDAFSVESHRKALAAQQAGEFNDEIAAYTLTERFPNLATGEVDVKTREIALDEGPRADTSIEGLAKLRAVFANKGSVTAGNSSQTSDGAGALLVVSEKVLKAFNLTPLARFVSFAVRGVPPEIMGIGPKEAIPAALKAAGLKQDDLDWIELNEAFAAQSLAVIRDLGLDPSKVNPLGGAIALGHPLGATGAIRAATVVHGLRRRNLKYGMVTMCVGTGMGAAGIIERL; encoded by the coding sequence ATGAGCAAACAATTGCAAGACGCATACATCGTCGCCGCCAGCCGCACCCCGATCGGCAAGGCCCCGCGCGGCATGTTCAAGAACACGCGCCCGGACGAGCTGCTGGTCCACGCGATCAAGTCGGCGGTCGCGCAGGTGCCGGGCTTCGACACGAAGCTGATCGAGGACGCGATCATCGGCTGCGCGATTCCGGAAGCCGAGCAGGGCCTGAACGTCGCGCGGATGGGTGCGCTGCTCGCGGGCCTGCCGCAGACGGTCGGCGGCGTGACGGTCAACCGCTTCTGCGCGTCGGGCATCACGGCGCTCGCGATGGCGGCCGACCGCATCCGCGTCGGCGAGTCGGACGCGCTGCTCGCGGGCGGCTGCGAATCGATGAGCATGGTGCCGATGATGGGCAACAAGCCGTCGATGTCGCCGCACATCTTCGATCGCAACGAAGACTTCGGCATCGCGTACGGGATGGGCCTGACGGCCGAGCGCGTCGCCGACCAGTGGAAGGTGAGCCGCGAAGACCAGGACGCGTTCTCGGTCGAGTCGCACCGGAAGGCGCTCGCCGCGCAGCAGGCCGGCGAGTTCAACGACGAGATCGCCGCGTACACGCTCACCGAGCGTTTCCCGAACCTCGCGACCGGCGAAGTCGACGTCAAGACGCGCGAGATCGCGCTCGACGAAGGTCCGCGCGCGGATACGTCGATCGAAGGCCTCGCGAAGCTGCGCGCGGTGTTCGCGAACAAGGGTTCGGTCACGGCCGGCAACAGCTCGCAGACGTCGGACGGCGCGGGCGCGCTGCTCGTCGTGTCGGAGAAGGTGCTCAAGGCGTTCAACCTGACGCCGCTCGCGCGCTTCGTGAGCTTCGCGGTGCGTGGCGTGCCGCCGGAAATCATGGGCATCGGTCCGAAGGAAGCGATTCCGGCTGCGCTGAAGGCCGCGGGCCTGAAGCAGGACGATCTCGACTGGATCGAGCTGAACGAGGCGTTCGCCGCGCAATCGCTGGCGGTGATCCGCGATCTCGGCCTCGACCCGTCGAAGGTCAACCCGCTGGGCGGCGCGATCGCGCTCGGCCACCCGCTCGGCGCGACCGGCGCGATCCGCGCGGCGACCGTCGTGCACGGCCTGCGCCGCCGCAACCTGAAGTACGGGATGGTCACGATGTGCGTCGGCACCGGCATGGGCGCCGCGGGCATCATCGAACGCCTGTAA
- a CDS encoding aminoglycoside phosphotransferase family protein yields the protein MTPPSAASQSDARLDALTAWLHPLAGRYALDLSTLAPASSDASFRRYFRVASATSPGGTLIAVDAPPPEKCREFVQVAQLLAAAGDHVPDVLAHDFDAGFMLVTDLGRTSYISVLDPADPAAARPLMRDALDALIRFQLTSKPDVLPPFDEAFLRREMELLPEWFVGRHLGKPVTDAMRGTLERTFALLVASAHAQPQGFMLRDFMPRNLMVCEPNPGVLDFQDAVYGPLTYDVVSLLRDAFISWDEEFELDCFAYYWEKAKKVGLPVDPDFGEFYRQLEWMGLQRHIKILGLFARINYRDGKPHYLNDLPRFLAYARKVALRYRPLVPFAKLLDELEGNAAADVGYTF from the coding sequence ATGACGCCCCCATCCGCCGCATCCCAGTCCGACGCCCGCCTCGACGCACTCACCGCGTGGCTGCACCCGCTCGCCGGGCGCTACGCGCTCGACCTGTCGACCCTCGCGCCCGCATCGTCGGACGCCAGTTTCCGCCGCTATTTCCGTGTCGCGTCGGCCACGAGCCCCGGCGGCACGCTGATCGCCGTCGACGCGCCGCCGCCCGAGAAGTGCCGCGAGTTCGTCCAGGTCGCGCAACTGCTCGCCGCGGCCGGCGATCACGTGCCGGACGTGCTGGCCCACGATTTCGACGCAGGCTTCATGCTCGTGACGGACCTCGGCCGCACGTCGTACATCTCGGTGCTCGATCCGGCCGACCCGGCCGCCGCGCGGCCGCTGATGCGCGACGCGCTCGACGCGCTGATCCGCTTCCAGCTCACGTCGAAGCCCGACGTGCTGCCGCCGTTCGACGAAGCGTTCCTGCGCCGCGAAATGGAGCTGCTGCCCGAATGGTTCGTCGGCCGCCACCTCGGCAAGCCCGTCACCGACGCGATGCGCGGCACGCTCGAGCGCACCTTCGCGCTGCTGGTCGCCAGCGCGCACGCGCAGCCGCAGGGTTTCATGCTGCGCGACTTCATGCCGCGCAACCTGATGGTCTGCGAGCCGAATCCGGGCGTGCTCGACTTCCAGGACGCCGTGTACGGGCCGCTGACCTACGACGTCGTGTCGCTGCTGCGCGACGCGTTCATCAGCTGGGACGAGGAGTTCGAGCTCGACTGCTTCGCGTATTACTGGGAAAAGGCGAAAAAGGTCGGCCTGCCGGTCGATCCCGATTTCGGCGAGTTCTACCGCCAGCTCGAATGGATGGGGCTGCAGCGCCATATCAAGATCCTCGGCCTGTTCGCGCGCATCAATTACCGCGACGGCAAGCCGCACTACCTGAACGACCTGCCGCGCTTCCTCGCGTACGCGCGCAAGGTCGCGCTGCGCTACCGCCCGCTCGTGCCGTTCGCAAAGCTGCTCGACGAACTCGAGGGCAACGCGGCGGCCGACGTGGGCTATACGTTCTGA
- the fdhD gene encoding formate dehydrogenase accessory sulfurtransferase FdhD, with protein sequence MLVNPTETDELRAEPRGAIELSVSRTRGGTVETAHDHVGQEWPVALVFNGISHAVMMCTPCDLEAFAVGFAISEGIVARGSDIKDIEVILHADAPLPHAEVHLEVVQQAFAALKDRRRALAGRTGCGVCGIESIDLLDLAPERVPDTGFLARLAPDALARAAHALPAHQALTQLTGGLHAAAWCDATGAIRIAFEDVGRHNALDKLIGSLVLSRVDTTDGFVFLSSRASYELVRKAARVGIPMVATISAPSSLAIEIAKAAGLRLVSFCRETGHVDYGTA encoded by the coding sequence GTGCTCGTGAATCCGACCGAAACAGACGAACTGCGCGCCGAGCCGCGCGGCGCGATCGAACTGTCCGTGAGCCGCACGCGCGGCGGCACCGTCGAAACCGCGCACGACCATGTAGGCCAGGAATGGCCCGTCGCACTCGTCTTCAACGGCATCTCGCACGCGGTGATGATGTGTACGCCGTGCGACCTCGAAGCGTTCGCGGTCGGCTTCGCGATCTCGGAAGGGATCGTCGCGCGCGGCAGCGACATCAAGGACATCGAGGTGATCCTGCACGCCGACGCGCCGCTGCCGCACGCGGAAGTGCACCTGGAAGTCGTCCAGCAGGCGTTCGCCGCACTGAAGGACCGGCGCCGCGCGCTGGCGGGGCGCACCGGCTGCGGCGTATGCGGGATCGAAAGCATCGATCTGCTCGACCTCGCGCCCGAACGCGTGCCCGACACGGGCTTTCTCGCGCGCCTCGCACCCGACGCGCTGGCGCGCGCGGCACATGCGCTGCCGGCCCACCAGGCGCTCACGCAGCTCACGGGCGGCCTGCATGCGGCCGCGTGGTGCGACGCAACAGGCGCGATCCGGATCGCGTTCGAGGACGTCGGCCGCCACAACGCGCTGGACAAGCTGATCGGCTCGCTCGTGCTGTCGCGCGTCGACACGACCGACGGTTTCGTGTTCCTGTCGAGCCGCGCCAGCTACGAGCTCGTGCGCAAGGCCGCACGGGTCGGCATCCCGATGGTCGCGACAATCTCCGCGCCTTCGTCGCTCGCGATCGAGATCGCGAAGGCGGCCGGCCTGCGGCTCGTCAGCTTCTGCCGCGAAACCGGCCACGTCGACTACGGCACGGCCTGA
- a CDS encoding 3-hydroxyacyl-CoA dehydrogenase/enoyl-CoA hydratase family protein has translation MSNFLIRKVAVLGAGVMGAQIAAHLINARVPVLLFDLPAKEGPKNAIALKAIENLKKLSPAPFGVKDDAKYLEAANYEDDIAKLAECDVVIEAIAERMDWKHDLYKKVAPHIAPNAIFATNTSGLSITKLSEGFSDELKSRFCGVHFFNPPRYMHLVELIPTAHTRPEILDQLETFLTSIVGKGVVRAKDTPNFIANRVGIFSILAVITEAAKFGLRFDEVDDLTGSRLGRAKSATFRTADVVGLDTMAHVIKTMQDNLADDPFFPVYQTPAVLAELVKQGALGQKTGGGFYKKEGKAIKVLDAKTGTYVDSGAKADETVGRILKRPPAERLKLLRETDHPHAQFLWSIFRDVFHYIGVHLESIADNARDVDLAIRWGFGWNEGPFEGWQAAGWKQVAEWVQEDIAAGKALANVPLPSWVLEGPVAEQGGVHTAEGSWAPAAQRFVPRSDLAVYGKQVFRAPLLGEAGADPKSYGKTLFETDAVRAWVDDRAGEDDVVIVSFKSKMNTIGPSVIDGLVQAIELAEKDYKGVVIWQPTSLKLGTPGGPFSAGANLEEAMPAFMMGGAKGIEPFVKKFQEGMLRVKYANVPVVAAVSGIALGGGCELMLHSAKRVVHVESYIGLVEVGVGLVPAGGGLKEAALRAAEAATAANATTDILKFVTKSFENAAMAKVSASAHDARAMGYLKPSDTIVFNVFELLDTAKKEARALAATGYRAPLRAKDVPVAGRSAIATIKASLVNMRDGRFISDHDYLIASRIAEAVCGGDVEAGSLVDEQWLLALERRAFVELLGTQKTQERIMGMLQTGKPVRN, from the coding sequence ATCGCCGCGCACCTCATCAACGCGCGCGTGCCGGTGCTGCTGTTCGACCTGCCGGCCAAGGAAGGCCCGAAAAACGCGATCGCGCTGAAGGCGATCGAGAACCTGAAGAAGCTGTCGCCCGCGCCGTTCGGCGTGAAGGACGACGCGAAGTACCTCGAAGCGGCGAACTACGAAGACGACATCGCGAAGCTGGCCGAATGCGACGTCGTGATCGAGGCGATCGCCGAACGGATGGACTGGAAGCACGACCTGTACAAGAAGGTCGCGCCGCACATCGCACCGAACGCGATCTTCGCGACCAACACGTCGGGCCTGTCGATCACGAAGCTGTCCGAAGGGTTCTCGGACGAGCTGAAGTCGCGCTTCTGCGGCGTGCACTTCTTCAACCCGCCGCGCTACATGCACCTCGTCGAGCTGATCCCGACCGCGCATACGCGCCCGGAAATCCTCGACCAGCTCGAGACGTTCCTGACGAGCATCGTCGGCAAGGGCGTCGTGCGCGCGAAGGACACGCCGAACTTTATCGCGAACCGCGTCGGCATCTTCTCGATCCTCGCGGTGATCACCGAGGCCGCGAAGTTCGGCCTGCGCTTCGACGAAGTCGACGACCTGACGGGCAGCCGTCTCGGCCGCGCGAAGTCGGCGACGTTCCGCACCGCGGACGTGGTCGGCCTCGACACGATGGCGCACGTGATCAAGACGATGCAGGACAACCTCGCCGACGATCCGTTCTTCCCGGTCTACCAGACGCCCGCCGTGCTCGCCGAACTGGTGAAGCAGGGCGCGCTCGGCCAGAAAACGGGCGGCGGTTTCTACAAGAAGGAAGGCAAGGCGATCAAGGTGCTCGACGCGAAGACGGGCACCTATGTCGACTCGGGCGCGAAGGCTGACGAAACTGTCGGCCGCATCCTGAAGCGTCCGCCGGCCGAGCGCCTGAAGCTGCTGCGCGAGACGGACCATCCGCATGCGCAGTTCCTGTGGTCGATCTTCCGCGACGTGTTCCACTACATCGGCGTGCATCTCGAGTCGATCGCCGACAACGCGCGCGACGTCGACCTCGCGATCCGCTGGGGCTTCGGCTGGAACGAAGGCCCGTTCGAGGGCTGGCAGGCCGCCGGCTGGAAGCAGGTCGCCGAGTGGGTGCAGGAAGACATCGCGGCCGGCAAGGCGCTCGCGAACGTGCCGCTGCCGTCGTGGGTGCTCGAAGGCCCGGTTGCCGAGCAGGGCGGCGTGCACACGGCCGAAGGCTCGTGGGCACCGGCGGCGCAGCGCTTCGTGCCGCGTTCGGACCTCGCGGTCTACGGCAAGCAGGTCTTCCGTGCGCCGCTGCTCGGCGAAGCGGGTGCCGATCCGAAGTCGTACGGCAAGACGCTGTTCGAGACCGACGCGGTGCGCGCCTGGGTCGACGACCGTGCGGGCGAGGACGACGTCGTGATCGTGTCGTTCAAGTCGAAGATGAACACGATCGGACCGAGCGTGATCGACGGGCTCGTGCAGGCGATCGAACTCGCGGAGAAGGACTACAAGGGCGTGGTGATCTGGCAGCCGACGTCGCTGAAGCTCGGCACGCCGGGCGGCCCGTTCTCGGCCGGCGCGAACCTCGAAGAGGCGATGCCCGCGTTCATGATGGGCGGCGCGAAGGGCATCGAGCCGTTCGTGAAGAAGTTCCAGGAAGGCATGCTGCGCGTGAAATACGCGAACGTGCCGGTCGTCGCGGCCGTGTCGGGCATTGCGCTCGGCGGCGGGTGCGAGCTGATGCTGCACAGCGCGAAGCGCGTCGTGCACGTCGAGAGCTACATCGGTCTCGTCGAAGTGGGCGTCGGCCTGGTGCCGGCGGGCGGCGGTCTGAAGGAAGCGGCACTGCGCGCGGCGGAAGCGGCAACGGCCGCGAACGCGACCACCGACATCCTGAAGTTCGTCACGAAGTCGTTCGAGAACGCGGCAATGGCGAAGGTGTCGGCGTCCGCGCACGACGCACGTGCGATGGGCTACCTGAAGCCGTCCGACACGATCGTCTTCAACGTGTTCGAACTGCTCGACACCGCGAAGAAGGAAGCGCGCGCACTGGCCGCCACCGGCTATCGCGCACCGCTTCGGGCGAAGGACGTGCCGGTCGCGGGCCGCTCGGCGATCGCGACGATCAAGGCATCGCTCGTCAACATGCGTGACGGCCGCTTCATCAGCGACCACGACTACCTGATCGCGAGCCGCATCGCCGAAGCCGTGTGCGGCGGCGACGTCGAAGCCGGCAGCCTCGTCGACGAGCAGTGGCTGCTCGCGCTCGAGCGCCGCGCGTTCGTCGAGCTGCTCGGCACGCAGAAGACGCAGGAACGGATCATGGGCATGTTGCAGACCGGCAAGCCGGTGCGTAACTGA